Proteins found in one Sporosarcina sp. FSL K6-3457 genomic segment:
- a CDS encoding GntR family transcriptional regulator, with translation MDGSKPIYIQIAEWIEKAIIDETLPADEKVYSQYQLAELFNINPATAGKGLTLLLEAEIIYKRRGLGTFVAPDARDKLLAKRKAETLRRLIQELLTEATLLGVDEQHLFAMIEAERAQKRGNES, from the coding sequence GTGGATGGTTCAAAACCGATTTACATACAAATTGCAGAGTGGATTGAGAAGGCCATTATTGATGAAACGCTACCGGCTGACGAAAAAGTCTATTCACAATACCAGCTGGCTGAGCTTTTTAACATTAATCCGGCAACGGCGGGAAAGGGGCTAACGTTATTGTTAGAAGCGGAAATCATCTATAAGCGGCGTGGGCTCGGCACGTTCGTTGCACCGGATGCGCGTGACAAGCTACTTGCTAAACGTAAGGCAGAAACGCTGCGGCGGCTCATTCAAGAGTTGCTCACTGAAGCTACACTTCTTGGCGTCGATGAACAACATCTATTCGCAATGATTGAAGCCGAACGCGCACAAAAAAGGGGGAATGAGTCATGA
- a CDS encoding ABC transporter ATP-binding protein, producing the protein MRTVFSYAKPYKWPIVIALILMLMELAVELIQPLLIKKIIDEGILAGDETVIWTWGSAMMGLAFVALFSGVINSYFAAHVAQGFGYDVRQALFHQVQVFSMATFLRFPTAALITRLTSDVTMTQNVLFMGLRIMLRAPLLVVGSLIMAFFVNVKLAFLLVIGAPFLLVFLYFMSKKGVGYFAGVQHRLDRVNRVIQENLQAVRLIKAYLRGMYEASRFSKVSDLLRKDTVKAMRMMELILPVLLLVMNGSLMAVLWFGAVEVQDGGAQVGELVAIVNYAMRMTGAFSMFAFIIIVFSRAKASAERMEEVLLVNEDLEIHKTESSGLGQLEGDLRFDNVSFSYPGKLTPILDGVSFHVAAGEKLAIMGATGSGKSTLLNLIPRIFEATSGEIFVSGTEVKDWALKDLRDTIGLVPQQSILFTGSILENLSWGDKEAHVDELEMAAKKAQIHESIDLFPQKYGTRVGQKGVNLSGGQKQRLSIARALVRKPAILILDDSTSALDVKTETALWDALAGENATMLVVTQKIRTAQGADKILLLDEGKVVGYGTHDDLMKQSVLYQKIAQSQSEEGVVSDATHNS; encoded by the coding sequence ATGAGAACAGTTTTTTCTTATGCGAAGCCATATAAATGGCCGATTGTCATTGCGTTAATACTGATGTTAATGGAGCTAGCTGTTGAACTTATCCAACCGTTACTCATTAAAAAAATTATCGATGAGGGTATTCTTGCGGGCGATGAGACAGTCATTTGGACATGGGGAAGCGCCATGATGGGACTCGCCTTCGTAGCTTTATTTTCTGGCGTTATCAATTCTTATTTTGCTGCACATGTGGCACAAGGCTTTGGTTATGATGTACGACAGGCACTTTTCCACCAAGTTCAGGTCTTTTCGATGGCGACATTCTTACGCTTTCCAACGGCTGCTCTCATTACTCGCCTCACAAGTGATGTAACGATGACGCAAAACGTTCTGTTCATGGGATTGCGTATTATGTTACGAGCACCGCTACTAGTAGTGGGTAGTTTAATCATGGCCTTTTTCGTCAATGTCAAACTTGCCTTTTTATTAGTCATTGGGGCTCCGTTTCTACTTGTATTCCTGTATTTCATGTCGAAAAAAGGGGTCGGTTATTTTGCTGGCGTACAGCACCGATTAGATCGAGTCAACCGTGTCATTCAGGAGAATTTACAGGCGGTTAGGCTGATTAAAGCCTATCTACGTGGTATGTACGAGGCTAGTCGTTTTTCAAAAGTATCTGATTTACTTAGAAAAGACACGGTTAAAGCAATGCGGATGATGGAGCTGATTTTACCGGTCTTACTACTTGTCATGAATGGTAGTCTAATGGCTGTGCTGTGGTTCGGTGCTGTGGAAGTCCAAGATGGTGGCGCGCAAGTAGGAGAACTTGTAGCCATCGTCAACTATGCAATGCGGATGACAGGAGCGTTTTCGATGTTTGCATTCATCATTATTGTCTTTTCACGTGCCAAGGCTTCGGCAGAACGGATGGAAGAAGTACTCCTTGTGAATGAAGACCTGGAAATTCACAAAACAGAAAGTTCAGGACTGGGGCAGTTGGAAGGTGATCTGCGATTTGATAATGTGTCGTTTAGCTATCCAGGGAAGCTCACACCAATACTCGATGGCGTATCCTTTCATGTAGCAGCAGGGGAGAAGCTTGCGATAATGGGTGCGACTGGCTCGGGGAAATCGACCTTGCTGAACTTAATTCCTCGTATTTTTGAAGCGACGAGTGGGGAGATTTTTGTCAGTGGAACTGAAGTGAAGGACTGGGCGTTAAAGGATTTGCGCGATACGATTGGGCTTGTACCACAGCAGTCGATTTTATTTACAGGGTCCATTTTGGAAAACTTGTCATGGGGTGATAAGGAAGCGCATGTGGATGAATTGGAAATGGCGGCAAAAAAAGCGCAAATTCATGAATCGATCGACTTATTCCCACAAAAGTATGGCACGCGAGTCGGGCAAAAAGGCGTGAACTTATCAGGTGGACAAAAGCAGCGGCTATCGATTGCGCGGGCGCTTGTCCGGAAACCAGCAATTCTTATCTTAGACGATAGTACAAGTGCACTGGACGTTAAAACGGAAACGGCGTTATGGGATGCTCTTGCAGGAGAAAATGCAACGATGCTCGTCGTGACACAGAAAATACGCACAGCACAGGGGGCAGACAAAATCCTTCTCCTCGACGAAGGCAAGGTTGTCGGCTACGGTACGCATGACGACCTGATGAAGCAATCTGTGCTCTACCAGAAAATAGCACAATCTCAGTCAGAAGAGGGGGTGGTGTCCGATGCTACGCATAATTCGTAA
- a CDS encoding DMT family transporter — translation MERLKGIVLIILGAMLWGATGPMMEWLLLNSDMSVSYMLTVRLLIAGACLLSVLKMQGKQISLPWKYKVWARQLLIFGVFGMLGVQYTFVASIESSNAVIATLFQFLAPIFIIIFVTFRQRVWPPVVQVLGMLVTLIGLFLLLTNGSFSGFVLSQVAVIWGIALGFAFSFYTLHPVRLMQEWGVLLVVGWAMIIGGATLFVTNPLRIITHLDYLMDWRVTVMLILVIIVGTSAFILFMSSMKYISPVETSILSSFEPLTAMVISALWFGQVLGLWQLAGGIVMLVGVTWLSIAGSKVKE, via the coding sequence GTGGAGAGACTAAAAGGGATTGTCCTGATTATCTTAGGTGCAATGCTTTGGGGAGCTACAGGACCTATGATGGAGTGGCTCCTGTTGAACAGTGACATGTCGGTTTCCTACATGCTCACAGTACGCCTGCTTATTGCTGGGGCCTGCTTGCTTAGCGTGTTGAAAATGCAGGGCAAACAGATAAGTCTCCCGTGGAAGTACAAGGTTTGGGCGCGGCAGTTATTGATATTTGGTGTATTTGGTATGCTTGGTGTCCAATACACATTTGTTGCTTCTATTGAATCTAGTAATGCAGTCATTGCGACTTTATTTCAATTTCTTGCACCCATTTTTATTATTATTTTTGTGACGTTTAGACAAAGAGTATGGCCGCCGGTAGTTCAGGTCTTAGGTATGTTAGTGACACTCATTGGGCTATTTTTACTACTGACAAACGGCTCGTTTTCTGGATTTGTTTTGAGTCAAGTAGCAGTGATTTGGGGAATTGCGCTTGGATTTGCCTTTTCATTTTACACATTGCACCCAGTTCGGCTCATGCAAGAATGGGGCGTTCTGCTAGTCGTTGGGTGGGCAATGATCATTGGAGGTGCGACGCTTTTTGTGACGAATCCTTTGCGAATCATCACACATCTAGACTATCTAATGGACTGGCGAGTAACCGTTATGCTCATTCTTGTTATTATCGTTGGGACATCGGCCTTTATTTTATTCATGAGCAGTATGAAATACATATCTCCAGTTGAAACGAGTATATTGTCGAGTTTTGAGCCACTGACGGCTATGGTTATTTCTGCGTTGTGGTTTGGACAAGTGCTTGGCCTGTGGCAATTAGCAGGAGGGATTGTCATGCTGGTTGGCGTGACATGGTTGTCGATTGCGGGGAGTAAGGTGAAAGAATAA
- a CDS encoding ABC transporter ATP-binding protein, translating to MIVIECNDVTKTYGNHHVLDKVNFTIKEGVLTGIIGRNGVGKTTLMKMIAGFLRESSGTIQVFGEQPFNNLKVSTNTIFIDDAMHFPDSMTLQDILHECQRFYPNWDAELASRLIGYFVFHLGGQHRLLSKGKKSTFNAIIGLAAHCALTIFDEPTTGMDAAVRKDFYRALLKDYLAHPRTILMSSHHIEEIEDLLEDILLVHEGKVQFHGPISDLQEMFVTLQGTAELLAIHTLGKNIISQHTLGPYSEWTVENTFTADEIKRLQTAGISLSPVSANDAYIALTTQVQGGIDHVFN from the coding sequence ATGATTGTGATTGAATGTAACGATGTGACAAAAACATATGGCAATCATCATGTGTTAGATAAAGTGAATTTCACCATCAAGGAAGGCGTACTAACTGGCATTATTGGCAGGAACGGGGTTGGTAAAACGACACTGATGAAAATGATTGCTGGCTTCCTAAGAGAATCTTCCGGAACTATACAGGTTTTTGGCGAACAGCCTTTTAATAATTTAAAAGTATCGACTAATACGATTTTTATTGACGATGCCATGCACTTCCCAGACTCAATGACCTTGCAGGATATTTTGCATGAGTGTCAGCGTTTCTATCCAAATTGGGATGCGGAACTAGCTAGCCGTCTCATTGGCTATTTTGTCTTCCATTTAGGGGGCCAGCACCGTCTTTTATCGAAAGGGAAAAAGAGTACATTCAACGCCATTATTGGACTTGCCGCACATTGTGCACTCACCATTTTTGACGAGCCAACGACTGGCATGGATGCTGCGGTTAGAAAAGATTTTTACCGTGCACTATTGAAAGATTATTTAGCTCACCCACGGACGATTTTGATGTCGAGTCATCATATAGAAGAAATCGAGGATTTGCTGGAGGATATTCTACTTGTTCATGAGGGGAAAGTTCAATTCCATGGCCCTATCTCTGACCTTCAGGAAATGTTTGTTACATTACAAGGTACGGCTGAGCTACTGGCAATTCATACACTAGGTAAAAATATCATCAGCCAACATACACTTGGTCCTTATTCCGAATGGACAGTCGAAAACACGTTTACTGCTGATGAAATCAAACGACTGCAAACAGCCGGCATTAGCCTATCCCCCGTTTCGGCGAATGATGCGTATATCGCTTTAACGACCCAAGTGCAAGGAGGCATCGATCATGTATTTAACTGA
- a CDS encoding ABC transporter ATP-binding protein, producing the protein MLRIIRKPFGYEPIITKEDLKNPKKKKGERASNWKSVLYRIWKLVDEQRSLLITVLALVFVSSVLALLGPLMIGKIIDHYIIPMQFDGLSTQIGLLIVIYVGQSFATYFQSFWMVGIAQQTIFRLRTSLFAHLQKLPVPFFDKRQHGELMSRVTNDIENISQTLNSSFIQVFSSILTLTGTLAVMLYLSPLLTLLTMIIVPVMFVAMRWITRRTGLLFKEQQQAVGELNGMIEETISGQRIVKAFSQEQRVMEEFAEKSNRLRQTGFWALTYSGFIPKVMNMLNNAAFAVVAGVGGLLALRGDGVVTIGMIVIFSEFARQFTRPLNDLANQFNTVLSAIAGAERVFKIMDEPIEEDEATAHAETILRGDVEFRNVAFGYTAEEDGYTVDELSFHVKAGETVAFVGATGAGKTTIMQLLARFYEVDKGEIYIDGIPISELPRKTLRSQTAFVLQDPFLFEATVLENIRYGKLEATDEEVMAAAKKANAHSFISRLENGYDTVLTADGGEISQGQKQLLSIARALVADPVLLLLDEATSSIDTVTELQIQEALDRLMAGRTSFVIAHRLNTVRKADTVYVMEQGKLIESGDQQELIERQGVYYNMLMESKV; encoded by the coding sequence ATGCTACGCATAATTCGTAAACCGTTTGGCTATGAACCTATCATTACAAAAGAAGATTTAAAAAATCCTAAAAAGAAAAAGGGAGAGCGGGCAAGTAACTGGAAATCAGTGCTCTACCGGATTTGGAAACTGGTCGATGAACAGCGAAGCCTTCTCATAACAGTGCTAGCTCTTGTTTTCGTCAGTTCTGTGTTGGCATTACTAGGACCATTGATGATTGGGAAAATTATTGATCATTATATCATTCCTATGCAGTTTGATGGTCTCAGTACTCAAATCGGTTTGCTAATTGTCATTTACGTAGGACAATCATTTGCGACTTATTTTCAAAGTTTTTGGATGGTCGGCATTGCACAGCAAACCATTTTCCGATTACGTACAAGCTTGTTTGCTCATCTCCAGAAATTACCGGTACCTTTTTTTGATAAGCGGCAACATGGAGAGTTGATGAGTCGAGTGACGAATGATATTGAAAACATCAGTCAAACGTTGAACTCTTCTTTCATCCAAGTATTTTCAAGTATTTTAACGCTAACAGGGACGCTGGCGGTTATGCTGTATTTAAGTCCGTTGTTGACACTACTAACGATGATTATCGTGCCTGTGATGTTCGTGGCGATGCGCTGGATTACACGCCGTACGGGTTTATTGTTTAAAGAACAGCAGCAGGCAGTCGGTGAATTGAACGGCATGATTGAAGAAACGATTTCGGGTCAGCGTATCGTCAAAGCATTCTCGCAGGAACAACGTGTTATGGAAGAGTTTGCGGAGAAAAGTAACCGACTTCGGCAGACAGGTTTCTGGGCGTTGACGTATTCTGGTTTCATTCCCAAGGTGATGAATATGCTGAATAACGCTGCTTTTGCAGTCGTAGCAGGTGTGGGTGGGTTACTGGCACTGAGAGGCGATGGGGTTGTGACGATTGGGATGATCGTTATTTTCTCTGAATTTGCACGCCAGTTCACGCGTCCACTCAATGACCTAGCAAATCAATTTAACACGGTGCTGTCCGCGATTGCCGGAGCGGAACGTGTATTTAAGATTATGGATGAGCCGATTGAAGAGGATGAAGCGACAGCGCATGCAGAGACAATATTGCGTGGGGATGTTGAATTTCGCAATGTGGCATTTGGGTATACGGCGGAAGAGGATGGCTACACGGTTGATGAGTTGTCATTTCACGTGAAAGCTGGGGAGACAGTGGCATTTGTTGGCGCGACAGGGGCAGGAAAGACGACGATTATGCAGTTGCTCGCTAGGTTCTATGAAGTCGATAAAGGTGAAATCTATATTGACGGTATCCCTATTAGTGAACTACCACGAAAGACCTTGCGAAGTCAGACGGCGTTTGTGTTGCAGGATCCTTTTCTTTTTGAAGCAACCGTTCTTGAAAATATTCGCTATGGCAAGTTGGAGGCGACTGATGAAGAAGTGATGGCGGCGGCGAAAAAGGCTAATGCACATAGCTTCATCAGCCGTTTGGAAAATGGTTATGATACCGTGTTAACTGCGGATGGTGGCGAGATTTCCCAGGGACAGAAGCAGTTGTTATCGATTGCGCGGGCACTCGTTGCTGATCCAGTTCTCCTTCTATTGGATGAAGCAACGAGTAGCATTGATACAGTGACAGAATTACAAATTCAAGAAGCGTTAGACCGATTGATGGCGGGTAGAACGAGCTTTGTCATTGCGCATAGATTGAACACAGTACGGAAAGCCGATACAGTTTATGTTATGGAGCAAGGAAAGCTGATTGAGTCTGGGGACCAACAGGAGTTAATTGAGCGTCAAGGGGTTTATTACAATATGTTGATGGAGTCGAAAGTATAA
- a CDS encoding DUF2804 domain-containing protein, translated as MQHAEREITRPVALCDSKGQLNPEAIGFARQPLIQSNLTGHFMRKKKWNYWCVYGEDLLFSATISHIDYAAVCFVYILDYETQRFFEKQITIPVGRSVKMPVDVLGSVKFVNDSLTVQIVNMQGETHLSVTIQDFDNEVLHADLHIIHPPDDESLNVVIPKSRDIFQFTAKHHSLPTSGFVKIGDKRYDFNPDYSFAVLDYGRGVWPRKAEWNWAMASQRLGNRRIGLNFGGKWTDGTGMTENAVFIDGMMTKIHEDVLFSYDQDNFMGPWKIQTKFSNTVDITFTPFFERIATTNVKFVRTEVHQLVGYFNGKVQLLDGSMLHIRNMLGCSEEHIAKW; from the coding sequence ATGCAACATGCAGAAAGAGAAATCACTAGGCCCGTTGCGCTATGTGACAGCAAGGGGCAATTGAACCCAGAAGCAATTGGTTTCGCTCGGCAACCTCTTATTCAGAGTAATTTAACAGGCCATTTCATGCGGAAAAAGAAATGGAATTATTGGTGTGTGTACGGAGAGGATCTATTATTTTCTGCAACAATCAGCCATATCGATTACGCAGCTGTCTGTTTTGTCTATATTTTAGATTATGAAACACAACGATTTTTTGAAAAGCAAATTACAATTCCAGTAGGACGTAGTGTCAAAATGCCTGTGGATGTTCTTGGTAGCGTTAAATTCGTCAACGATAGCTTGACTGTCCAGATTGTCAATATGCAAGGTGAAACACATCTATCCGTCACTATTCAAGACTTTGACAATGAAGTGCTTCATGCCGATTTGCATATTATTCATCCACCAGATGATGAATCATTGAATGTCGTGATTCCTAAAAGTCGTGACATTTTTCAATTCACTGCAAAGCATCATTCACTTCCTACATCCGGTTTCGTCAAAATCGGTGACAAACGCTATGATTTCAATCCGGACTATAGCTTTGCCGTACTCGATTATGGACGAGGTGTTTGGCCACGCAAAGCCGAGTGGAACTGGGCAATGGCATCGCAACGGCTTGGCAATCGCCGAATTGGGTTGAATTTTGGTGGTAAATGGACAGATGGAACGGGAATGACAGAGAATGCTGTATTTATAGATGGCATGATGACTAAAATTCATGAAGATGTCTTGTTTAGTTATGATCAGGATAATTTTATGGGACCTTGGAAAATTCAAACAAAGTTTTCAAATACGGTCGACATCACGTTTACACCATTTTTTGAGCGAATCGCCACAACTAATGTCAAATTTGTTCGTACAGAGGTCCACCAACTCGTTGGCTATTTCAATGGTAAAGTGCAGCTCCTAGACGGCTCCATGCTACATATTCGAAATATGCTTGGTTGCTCAGAAGAACATATCGCAAAATGGTAA
- a CDS encoding YusW family protein has protein sequence MRKLTILIAATLSGALMLSSCGNFGKNADKPNREDATIILEDEKAGGSLETGDGYGFTSFELDIEVDGKDAIEAEYQVGKKLDVDYDNKLTNIKLKDSAAMDELGKLFMDILITKDTPPQEVIDKILKWYQLDSYSKFDLEVDFDDGTRLDIEEVQ, from the coding sequence ATGCGTAAACTTACGATACTTATCGCCGCAACATTATCGGGTGCTTTGATGCTCAGTAGTTGTGGAAACTTTGGTAAAAATGCCGATAAACCAAACCGAGAAGATGCGACGATTATTCTGGAGGACGAGAAAGCTGGAGGTTCTCTTGAAACTGGGGATGGCTATGGTTTCACATCCTTTGAGCTTGATATTGAAGTCGATGGCAAAGATGCAATTGAAGCCGAATATCAGGTGGGCAAAAAATTGGATGTAGATTATGACAATAAACTCACCAATATCAAATTGAAAGATAGCGCCGCAATGGATGAGCTCGGTAAGCTTTTTATGGATATTCTCATCACCAAGGATACACCGCCCCAAGAAGTAATCGATAAAATTTTAAAATGGTATCAGCTAGACAGTTACTCGAAGTTCGATTTAGAGGTCGACTTTGATGATGGCACAAGGCTTGATATTGAAGAAGTACAATAA